In Cyclopterus lumpus isolate fCycLum1 chromosome 9, fCycLum1.pri, whole genome shotgun sequence, a single genomic region encodes these proteins:
- the rnf10 gene encoding RING finger protein 10 has product MEKNPNSNTKVPPRSSSTGPPPGDSKPKTENKNNGGSKRCSRKREPSYPKSESFQGSRHTTSQKSKTFDKRPTQRGGARQYGVTGGGRREEVAETRRAEFSPAQFAGPKKISLNHLLNFTFEPRGGTGGFGDGGHSSWGRRNKWGHKHKPFNKELFLQANCQFVVTDDQDYKAHFTDPDTLVNWDCVQQVRIYSHEVPSCPICLYPPLSARITRCGHIFCWPCMLHYLSIGERSWSKCPICFEEVHTADLKSVVAMETRQYVAGDVITMCLMQREKGALVAMPSSQWVKVEEPVRFGDTCLSPYSKLLLTSPTQVLSLVAEEKAVLQSQLSQEGDAQGCFIQSALCLLQEREEMLLKQQQKANLRDSFDLSCLTLEEPSPVEEVVTTTSSTKPVLQYSSAFDDEVAEVPEEGTAELPGFPESILESVLEEPAEAMMDAAPEPQPVEESPPSQAESGRPSTSVVHGPYYYFYQADDCQQMFLHPVNVRCLLREYGSLEASPDSITATVVEIVGHTVTEDIRRRHRYLAHLPLTCEFSICELALQPPILSKDTLDTFADDLEKRKHLRQKKARDEKRREKRIEIEENKKQGKYPEVHIGLENLYHFPAFGSPPNNSSSFMQPDFIFAPSSPLSSSPSSDGMRFPNLNGQSSAPIVGIVEDDSHCMSFAQMLRDGKARGDAGPRITPNKDSLLAPPAADSDGESDGSDRVPVPSFQNSFSQAFEEALLQLDSGPASLPQPVVDPDEKGGKKKKKKQKLLFSTSMVHTK; this is encoded by the exons ATGGAGAAAAACCCCAACAGCAACACCAAGGTTCCGCCTCGTTCCAGCTCCACAGGCCCACCTCCGGGCGACTCTAAACCCAAAACAG aaaataaaaataatggagGCTCAAAGCGCTGTAGCCGCAAGCGTGAGCCCTCCTATCCTAAAAGCGAAAGTTTCCAAGGCTCTCGCCACACCACTTCACAGAAAAGCAAGACTTTTGACAAGAGACCCACTCAGAGAGGTGGAGCGCGACAGTATGGAGTTACAGGTGGTGGACGACGGGAGGAG GTAGCAGAGACACGCCGGGCCGAGTTTAGCCCGGCTCAGTTTGCTGGACCGAAAAAAATAAGCCTAAACCACCTGCTGAACTTCACCTTTGAACCCCGTGGAGGTACTGGTGGCTTCGGAGATGGAGGCCACTCCAGTTGGGGCCGCCGAAACAAATGGGGCCACAAGCACAAGCCCTTCAACAAGGAGCTTTTTCTGCAGGCCAA TTGCCAGTTCGTGGTGACCGATGACCAGGACTACAAGGCTCACTTCACTGATCCAGACACTCTGGTCAACTGGGACTGTGTGCAGCAAGTG CGCATCTACAGTCATGAGGTGCCGTCTTGCCCCATCTGCCTCTACCCTCCTTTGTCAGCCCGCATAACCCGGTGTGGACACATCTTCTGCTGGCCGTGCATGCTTCACTACCTGTCTATTGGTGAGAGGAGCTGGTCCAAGTGCCCAATCTGCTTTGAGGAAGTTCACACCGCTGACCTGAAGAG TGTGGTTGCTATGGAGACCAGGCAGTATGTGGCTGGAGATGTAATCACCATGTGCCTGATGCAGAGGGAAAAGGGTGCTCTGGTGGCCATGCCAAGCTCTCAGtgggtgaaggtggaggagcCTGTTCGCTTTGGAG ATACGTGTCTCAGCCCGTACTCCAAGCTGCTGCTGACCTCCCCGACGCAGGTTCTGAGCTTGGTGGCAGAAGAGAAGGCTGTCCTGCAGTCTCAACTCAGCCAGGAAGGGGACGCCCAAGGCTGTTTCATCCAGAGCGCCCTTTGTCTTTTGCAG GAGCGAGAGGAAATGTtactgaagcagcagcagaaggcaAACTTAAGAGACAGTTTTGACCTGTCCTGTCTGACTCTAGAAGAACCTTCTCCTGTGGAGGAAGTGGTTACTACCACCAGCAGCACCAAA CCTGTGCTGCAATATTCCTCTGCATTTGATGATGAGGTGGCTGAGGTCCCAGAGGAAGGCACTGCAGAGCTGCCAGGCTTCCCTGAAAGTATTTTGGAGAGTGTGTTAGAGGAGCCTGCAGAGGCTATGATGGATGCAGCCCCAGAGCCCCAACCTGTTGAGGAGAGCCCTCCCAGCCAGGCCGAGTCCGGCCGCCCTTCAACCAGCGTGGTGCACGGACCCTACTATTATTTCTACCAAG CTGATGACTGCCAGCAAATGTTCCTGCATCCTGTGAATGTACGCTGTCTGTTGCGTGAATACGGCAGCTTGGAGGCCAGTCCGGACTCCATCACTGCCACCGTGGTGGAGATAGTAGGACACACAGTCACTGAG GACATCCGGCGGCGGCATCGCTATCTGGCACATCTGCCACTCACATGCGAGTTCAGCATCTGTGAGTTAGCCCTACAGCCGCCAATCCTGTCCAAAGATACTCTGGACACATTTGCAG ATGACTTGGAGAAGAGAAAGCACCTGAGGCAGAAGAAAGCAAGGGATGAGAAGCGCAGAGAGAAGCGAATTGAAATTGAGGAGAACAAGAAGCAGGGTAAAT ATCCAGAGGTGCATATTGGATTGGAGAACCTTTACCATTTCCCAGCATTTGGATCTCCTCCTAACAACAGCAGCTCCTTTATGCAGCCTGACTTCATATTTGCCCCCTCTTCACCCCTCAGCAGCAGTCCTTCCTCTG atgGGATGAGATTCCCAAATCTGAATGGACAAAGCTCTGCACCCATTGTGGGTATTGTGGAGGATGACTCTCACTGTATGTCCTTTGCACAG ATGCTGAGAGATGGGAAAGCCAGAGGTGATGCTGGGCCCAGGATCACTCCAAACAAAG ATTCGCTGCTGGCTCCCCCAGCAGCAGACAGCGATGGGGAGAGCGACGGGTCAGACCGTGTCCCTGTGCCCAGCTTCCAGAACTCCTTCAGCCAGGCTTTTGAGGAGGCGCTTCTGCAGCTGGACAGCGGTCCAGCCTCTCTTCCACAACCTGTGGTTGACCCAG ATGAGAAaggtggaaagaagaagaagaaaaagcagaaaCTTCTATTCAGCACATCCATGGTTCACACAAAGTAG